The proteins below come from a single Malus domestica chromosome 03, GDT2T_hap1 genomic window:
- the LOC103424133 gene encoding metacaspase-9, with product MENIERKRLAVLVGCNYPNTRNELHGCINDVLAMRDTLVSRFGFDPSDIQLLTDAAAADAGSGGSSSVLPTGANIKKALGEMVDQAKPGDVLYFHYSGHGTRIPSLKPGNPFRQDEAIVPCDFNLITDVDFRQLVNRLPKGASFTILSDSCHSGCLIDKEKEQIGPSHVTETSNKSSSISSKSSKPKAIPCETILHHLSSLTGINTSDIATHLLELFAADASLKFRLPPLEVLDMFESSKPDEGILLSGCQANETSADVTNAVMTGGKPCGAFSNAVQMVLKDHEVELSNKKLVLLARQVLKEQGFEQHPCLYCNDENADATFLSQSQE from the exons atggAGAATATTGAGAGGAAGAGGTTGGCCGTTTTGGTGGGGTGCAATTACCCAAACACCAGAAACGAGCTGCATGGTTGCATAAACGATGTGCTCGCCATGAGAGACACACTTGTGAGTCGGTTTGGGTTCGATCCGAGCGACATTCAGCTGTTGACTgatgcagcagcagcagatgCTGGTTCTGGTGGTTCCTCATCAGTTTTGCCAACAGGTGCAAACATTAAGAAGGCACTTGGTGAAATGGTTGATCAGGCTAAACCAGGTGATGTCTTGTACTTTCATTACAGTGGCCATGGAACAAGGATTCCTTCATTGAAACCAGGCAACCCCTTCAGGCAGGATGAGGCAATTGTGCCTTGTGATTTCAACCTCATCACTG ATGTTGATTTTAGACAATTAGTGAACCGTTTGCCGAAGGGAGCAAGCTTTACAATCCTATCAGACTCATGTCACAGTGGATGCCTCATTGATAAGGAGAAGGAGCAAATTGGACCTTCTCATGTCACTGAAACTAGTAACAAATCATCATCTATTTCCTCCAAGTCCTCCAAGCCGAAGGCCATTCCCTGCGAGACCATATTGCACCACCTCTCATCCTTGACGGGAATAAACACATCCGATATTGCAACCCACTTGCTAGAGTTGTTTGCAGCCGACGCCAGCCTCAAGTTTCGCTTGCCTCCGCTTGAAGTCCTCGACATGTTCGAGTCATCTAAGCCCGATGAAGGAATTCTACTCAGCGGGTGTCAAGCAAATGAGACTTCCGCGGATGTAACGAACGCGGTTATGACTGGTGGCAAGCCGTGTGGAGCATTCAGCAATGCGGTCCAAATGGTGTTGAAGGATCACGAGGTTGAATTAAGCAACAAAAAGCTCGTGTTGCTTGCGCGACAAGTTTTGAAAGAACAAGGGTTTGAGCAGCACCCTTGTCTCTACTGCAATGATGAGAATGCTGATGCTACTTTCTTGTCGCAATCTCAAGAGTAG
- the LOC103424138 gene encoding pleiotropic drug resistance protein 2, translating into MAALAGDDLSRQSSVARQSSSRRSWRSTSVREMWNAPDVFQRSGRQQAVDEEEELKWAAIERLPTYDRMRRGMLRQAMSNGRFVTEEVDVANLGAQDKKQLMESILKVVEDDNERFLQRLRARNDRVGIEVPKVEVRFQNLSIEGDAYVGTRALPTLLNSTLNQLEGLVGLIGLSKSKKRVVKILQDVSGIVKPSRMTLLLGPPSSGKTTLLKALAGKLDKDLRVTGNVTYCGHEFHEFVPQRTSAYISQHDLHYGEMTVRETLDFSGRCLGVGTRYDMLVELSRREKDSGIKPDPEIDAFMKATSMVGQETSLITDYVLKILGLDICADIMVGDDMRRGISGGQKKRVTTGEMLVGPAKAFFMDEISTGLDSSTTFQIVKFMRQMVHIMEVSMVISLLQPAPETYDLFDDIMLLSEGQIVYHGPRENVLEFFEYMGFKCPDRKGVADFLQEVTSKKDQEQYWFKKNQPYRFVSVSDFVRAFTTFHVGQRLVEELRVPYDKRSVHPAALVTDKYGISNMELFKACFAREWLLMKRNSFVYVFKTTQITIMATIALTVFLRTEMKAGRAEDSAKFWGALFFSLINVMFNGMAELAMTVFRIPVFFKQRDALFYPGWAFGLPISLTRIPISLMESGIWIVLTYYTIGFAPAASRFFKQFLAFFGVHQMALSLFRFIAALGRTEVVSNTIGSFTLLLVFVLGGFVVAKDDIKPWMIWGYYASPMMYGQNAIAINEFLDKRWSAPVLNASENTVGKVLLRERGLFTTETWYWTCIAALFGFTVLFNILFMAALTYLDPLSETKTLIENDEDSEGNKKRRSSPEGIDMQVRNSQGNNQAKRGMVLPFQPLSLAFNHVNYYVDMPAEMKSQGIEETRLQLLRDVSGAFRPGVLTALVGVSGAGKTTLMDVLAGRKTGGYIEGSITISGYPKNQATFARVSGYCEQNDIHSPFVTVYESLLYSAWLRLGKDVKTETRKMFVDEVMDLVELNPLRNALVGLPGVDGLSTEQRKRLTIAVELVANPSIIFMDEPTSGLDARAAAIVMRTVRNTVDTGRTVVCTIHQPSIDIFEAFDELFLMKRGGQVIYAGPLGRQSHKLVEYFEAIPGVAKIKEGYNPATWMLEVSSAAIEAQNDVDFAEIFANSDLYKRNQELIKELSIPEPGSSDLYFPTQYSQSFATQCKACFWKQHWSYWRNSRYNAIRFFMTICIGVLFGVIFWGKGDKIHKQQDLINLLGATYSAILFLGASNASAVQSVVAVERTVFYRERAAGMYSELPYAFAQVAIETIYVAIQTFVYSCLLFFMIGYNFKVEKFLYFYYFIFMCFTYFSMYGMMVVALTPGHQIAAIVMSFFLSFWNLFSGFLIPRPLIPIWWRWYYWGSPVAWTIYGIFTSQVGDMKTNIDIPIQGPQKIDVFLKNYLGFDYDFLIPVVIAHLGWVLLFFFVFAYGIKYLNFQRR; encoded by the exons ATGGCGGCTTTAGCCGGAGATGATCTATCTAGGCAGTCCAGTGTAGCCAGGCAGTCGAGCAGCCGGCGGAGCTGGCGGTCGACTAGTGTTCGGGAAATGTGGAACGCACCGGATGTGTTCCAGCGGAGCGGGCGGCAGCAGGCGgtggatgaggaggaggagctcAAGTGGGCCGCCATAGAGAGGCTGCCCACTTATGATAGGATGCGGAGGGGGATGCTGAGACAGGCCATGAGCAATGGGAGATTTGTAACTGAAGAAGTCGACGTTGCGAATCTTGGGGCGCAAGACAAGAAGCAGTTGATGGAGAGCATACTTAAGGTCGTGGAGGATGATAATGAAAGGTTCTTGCAGAGGCTCAGAGCCAGAAACGACAG GGTTGGAATTGAGGTTCCTAAGGTTGAGGTCAGATTCCAGAATTTGTCAATAGAAGGAGATGCTTATGTTGGCACCAGAGCACTTCCAACTCTGCTGAATTCCACCTTGAACCAACTTGAG GGACTAGTTGGATTGATTGGACTCtcaaaatcaaagaaaagagTTGTCAAGATACTCCAAGATGTGAGCGGTATTGTTAAACCGTCAAG GATGACACTGCTTCTTGGACCTCCATCGTCAGGAAAAACAACACTGCTAAAAGCACTTGCTGGCAAACTCGATAAAGATCTAAGG GTAACTGGGAACGTGACCTATTGTGGCCATGAATTCCACGAATTTGTGCCTCAGAGAACTTCTGCTTATATTAGCCAGCATGATCTTCATTATGGTGAGATGACAGTTCGTGAAACATTGGATTTCTCCGGACGTTGCCTGGGAGTTGGAACCAGGTACGATATGCTGGTAGAGTTGTCTAGACGGGAGAAAGATTCAGGTATCAAACCCGATCCTGAAATCGACGCATTCATGAAAGCCACATCTATGGTTGGCCAGGAAACTAGTTTGATCACAGATTACGTTCTCAAG ATACTTGGACTTGATATCTGTGCTGATATTATGGTGGGTGATGACATGAGAAGGGGCATATCCGGTGGACAGAAGAAACGTGTAACTACTG GAGAAATGTTGGTTGGACCAGCGAAAGCATTTTTCATGGATGAAATATCAACGGGGCTGGACAGTTCCACAACCTTTCAGATTGTCAAGTTCATGAGGCAGATGGTTCATATTATGGAAGTCTCAATGGTCATCTCTCTCTTGCAGCCTGCACCTGAGACGTATGATCTGTTTGACGACATTATGCTTCTTTCTGAGGGTCAGATTGTGTACCATGGTCCACGTGAAAATGTGCTTGAGTTCTTCGAATATATGGGGTTCAAATGCCCTGACAGAAAAGGTGTTGCAGACTTCTTGCAAGAAGTGACGTCTAAGAAGGACCAAGAACAATACTGGTTTAAGAAGAACCAACCCTACAGATTTGTTTCAGTATCCGATTTTGTTCGAGCATTCACCACTTTTCATGTTGGCCAACGTCTTGTGGAGGAACTAAGAGTTCCTTATGATAAAAGATCAGTCCATCCTGCTGCTCTGGTGACGGATAAGTATGGAATATCCAATATGGAGCTCTTCAAGGCATGCTTTGCAAGGGAATGGTTGCTGATGAAGCGTAACTCTTTCGTGTACGTATTCAAAACTACGCAGATAACAATCATGGCTACAATTGCTTTGACGGTATTCTTAAGAACAGAAATGAAAGCCGGAAGAGCAGAAGATTCGGCAAAATTCTGGGGAGCACTGTTTTTCAGTCTCATTAACGTCATGTTTAACGGAATGGCAGAGCTTGCAATGACAGTTTTCAGGATTCCTGTGTTCTTTAAACAAAGGGATGCCCTGTTCTATCCTGGCTGGGCTTTTGGCTTGCCCATTTCGCTAACCAGAATTCCCATTTCACTGATGGAATCTGGGATATGGATTGTTCTAACATACTACACCATCGGGTTTGCACCAGCGGCCAGTAG GTTCTTCAAACAGTTTTTGGCTTTCTTCGGCGTACATCAGATGGCACTCTCCCTTTTCCGTTTCATTGCTGCCCTTGGAAGAACAGAGGTTGTTTCGAATACAATTGGTTCCTTTACGTTGCTACTGGTGTTTGTCCTTGGAGGTTTCGTCGTCGCTAAAG ATGACATCAAGCCGTGGATGATATGGGGCTACTATGCGTCACCTATGATGTATGGGCAAAATGCAATTGCTATCAATGAGTTTCTTGATAAAAGATGGAGTGCT CCTGTTCTCAATGCCTCTGAAAACACAGTTGGAAAGGTACTTCTGAGGGAAAGAGGACTGTTTACTACGGAGACTTGGTATTGGACTTGTATTGCCGCGCTCTTCGGATTTACTGTTCTCTTCAATATTCTTTTTATGGCAGCACTGACCTACTTAGATC CCCTAAGTGAAACTAAAACTCTAATTGAGAATGATGAAGACTCTGAAGGGAATAAGAAGCGACGATCCAGTCCAGAAG GTATTGATATGCAAGTCAGAAATTCTCAAGGAAATAATCAAGCCAAACGAGGAATGGTTTTACCCTTCCAGCCCCTCTCACTCGCTTTCAACCATGTGAATTACTATGTGGATATGCCTGCC GAAATGAAGAGCCAAGGGATTGAAGAGACTCGACTCCAACTTCTACGAGATGTCAGTGGTGCATTTAGACCTGGTGTTTTGACTGCATTAGTTGGTGTCAGTGGTGCTGGAAAGACAACCTTGATGGATGTCTTAGCTGGAAGAAAGACCGGTGGGTACATTGAAGGAAGTATTACCATCTCTGGTTACCCAAAGAACCAAGCCACATTTGCTCGGGTCAGCGGTTACTGTGAACAAAATGATATTCATTCACCATTTGTTACTGTCTATGAGTCTCTCCTATACTCTGCCTGGCTGCGTCTTGGTAAAGATGTCAAGACCGAAACAAGAAAG ATGTTTGTTGATGAGGTTATGGATTTGGTCGAGCTTAACCCATTGAGAAATGCTTTAGTTGGACTTCCGGGAGTTGATGGACTTTCGACTGAGCAGAGAAAGAGGCTCACTATTGCTGTAGAATTGGTTGCCAACCCTTCCATCATCTTCATGGATGAGCCGACATCAGGACTTGATGCTAGAGCAGCCGCCATTGTTATGCGTACTGTAAGAAACACCGTGGATACAGGACGAACTGTTGTATGTACAATTCACCAGCCTAGCATTGACATTTTTGAAGCTTTTGATGAG CTTTTCTTAATGAAAAGAGGAGGACAAGTGATTTATGCCGGTCCTCTAGGTCGCCAGTCTCAcaaacttgttgaatactttgaG GCTATTCCAGGGGTTGCAAAGATCAAAGAGGGTTACAATCCAGCTACCTGGATGTTGGAGGTCAGCTCGGCTGCCATTGAGGCTCAGAATGATGTGGACTTTGCAGAAATATTTGCAAATTCTGATCTGTATAA GAGAAATCAAGAACTTATCAAGGAACTAAGTATTCCAGAACCAGGCTCCAGCGATCTTTACTTCCCCACCCAATACTCCCAAAGCTTTGCAACACAATGCAAGGCATGCTTCTGGAAACAACACTGGTCATACTGGAGGAACTCACGATACAATGCCATTAGGTTTTTCATGACAATCTGCATTGGAGTATTATTTGGTGTTATCTTCTGGGGCAAAGGAGACAAGAT ACACAAACAACAAGACCTGATCAATCTTTTGGGAGCTACCTATTCTGCCATTCTCTTCCTTGGAGCTAGCAATGCTTCTGCTGTGCAATCTGTGGTTGCGGTTGAACGAACGGTCTTCTATCGTGAAAGAGCAGCCGGAATGTATTCAGAGTTGCCTTATGCATTTGCTCAG GTGGCTATTGAGACAATTTACGTTGCAATCCAAACCTTCGTCTATTCTTGCCTTCTATTTTTCATGATCGGGTACAATTTCAAGGTGGAGAAGTTTTTGTACTTCTACTACTTCATCTTCATGTGCTTTACCTACTTCTCTATGTACGGAATGATGGTTGTTGCCCTGACTCCTGGCCATCAAATTGCTGCAATTGTTATGTCGTTCTTCTTGAGTTTCTGGAACTTGTTCTCGGGCTTCCTCATTCCCAGGCCG CTAATTCCCATCTGGTGGAGGTGGTACTACTGGGGTTCTCCCGTTGCCTGGACAATCTATGGTATCTTCACATCTCaagttggtgacatgaagactAACATCGACATTCCTATTCAAGGACCACAAAAAATTGATGTATTTCTCAAAAACTACTTGGGTTTTGACTACGACTTTCTGATCCCTGTCGTCATTGCTCATCTTGGTTGggtcctcctcttcttcttcgtctttgCCTACGGCATCAAGTACCTTAACTTCCAAAGGAGATAA